A single region of the Rathayibacter rathayi genome encodes:
- a CDS encoding ABC transporter permease has translation MTARQTLREQRSSLLVATVGATFGTCLVTVLAGVDAIMRDAPGTGSSHLVPQLLAVLGPVFFCIAAFIGGVVTTNTVAATVSTRVQSIALLRLLGSTARAQRRVFLREGALIGVAGAVLGFGVGLGLGLALLVAVSTAAGVAFLAPSIPAAVALPLLSVVAVTIVASWSGSREVLTVSPLQALAASHEAPIGARRGRPVRNTVAAVLVLLGGAVIVFGVLQGLVNYSGVLLTLMGGLLSFSGVVLGARAILPGSLHLMGRLFGSRPEAVLARANALRSPDRSTRATTGVFIGVTVVTTFSVALATFRGILDQAIAARPDYYVGVDDVMLQVGALGLGLVAFSALLAGIGVVNDLSISVLQRRREIGLLRAMGFSRAQVRWTIVFEAATTSITAVILGLALGIAYGWTGALSFLGSLPAVVATAPVVPPALVLGLVLATLLLTVVAALIPARRAVSVTPVEALQN, from the coding sequence ATGACAGCACGACAGACCCTGCGCGAGCAGCGATCGAGCCTTCTGGTCGCCACCGTCGGAGCAACATTCGGAACCTGTCTCGTCACTGTCCTGGCCGGCGTAGACGCGATCATGCGTGACGCGCCGGGCACCGGCAGCAGCCACCTCGTCCCGCAGCTGCTCGCCGTCCTCGGTCCCGTCTTCTTCTGCATCGCCGCCTTCATCGGAGGCGTCGTGACGACCAATACCGTCGCCGCCACCGTCTCGACGCGGGTGCAGAGCATCGCTCTGCTGCGCCTGCTGGGCTCCACCGCTCGCGCTCAGCGCCGGGTCTTCCTCCGGGAGGGGGCTCTGATCGGCGTCGCGGGGGCGGTACTCGGGTTCGGGGTCGGCCTCGGCCTCGGCCTGGCGCTGCTTGTGGCCGTCTCGACCGCCGCCGGAGTCGCCTTCCTGGCTCCGAGCATCCCCGCCGCTGTCGCGCTCCCGCTCCTGAGCGTCGTCGCCGTCACGATCGTCGCGTCCTGGTCGGGGTCCAGAGAGGTGCTCACGGTGTCGCCTCTTCAGGCTCTCGCCGCCTCGCACGAGGCACCGATCGGTGCGCGTCGGGGCCGCCCGGTGAGGAACACGGTCGCCGCCGTGCTCGTCCTCCTCGGCGGCGCGGTGATCGTGTTCGGAGTGCTGCAAGGTCTGGTCAACTACAGCGGAGTCCTCCTCACGTTGATGGGCGGTCTGCTGTCCTTCTCCGGCGTCGTCCTCGGGGCACGCGCGATCCTGCCCGGCTCACTCCACCTCATGGGCCGCCTGTTCGGATCGCGTCCGGAGGCGGTTCTGGCCCGTGCCAACGCGCTCCGCTCGCCCGACCGCAGTACCCGGGCCACCACCGGGGTGTTCATCGGCGTCACCGTCGTGACCACCTTCTCGGTGGCGCTGGCGACATTCCGCGGCATCCTCGACCAGGCGATCGCCGCGCGCCCCGACTACTACGTCGGGGTCGACGACGTCATGCTCCAGGTCGGCGCGCTCGGGCTCGGGCTGGTCGCCTTCAGCGCTCTGCTCGCGGGCATCGGAGTGGTGAACGACCTCTCCATCAGCGTCCTACAGCGTCGGCGCGAGATCGGACTCCTGCGCGCGATGGGGTTCTCCCGCGCTCAGGTGCGGTGGACGATCGTGTTCGAGGCGGCCACCACGTCGATCACGGCCGTCATTCTGGGTCTCGCGCTGGGAATCGCCTACGGCTGGACGGGTGCGCTGTCCTTCCTCGGCTCGCTGCCCGCAGTGGTCGCGACGGCACCCGTCGTCCCGCCCGCTCTGGTCCTCGGTCTGGTGCTGGCCACGCTGCTGCTGACGGTGGTCGCCGCGCTCATCCCCGCCCGCCGCGCCGTGTCGGTGACACCCGTCGAGGCTCTGCAGAACTGA
- a CDS encoding response regulator yields MRIILAEDTALLRDGLTSVLERFGHVVTSVADAVELEAVVEIALSSSTGVDIVITDIRMPPHHRNDGLEAAIALRARHPGLPVLVLSQYVAGAYARELLADGGGGVGYLLKDRVGRIADFLSSLAVVRAGGTVIDPEVVQQVFARTAPGSPLAALTSREREVLEKMASGMANGDIADALVVSEAAVAKHIGSIFLKLGLSAEDPGHRRVRAVLAFLSADGR; encoded by the coding sequence GTGCGCATCATTCTCGCGGAGGACACCGCGCTGCTTCGAGACGGTCTCACCTCGGTGCTCGAGCGGTTCGGCCATGTGGTGACATCGGTGGCCGACGCGGTGGAGCTGGAGGCCGTCGTCGAGATCGCGCTGTCCTCCTCCACGGGTGTGGACATCGTCATCACCGACATCAGGATGCCTCCCCATCACCGCAACGACGGGCTCGAGGCCGCGATCGCCCTGCGCGCCCGACACCCCGGCTTGCCCGTGCTGGTGCTGTCCCAGTACGTCGCGGGCGCCTACGCGCGCGAACTCCTCGCTGACGGCGGTGGTGGTGTCGGTTACCTCTTGAAGGACCGGGTCGGCCGGATCGCCGATTTCCTCTCCTCGCTCGCAGTGGTCCGCGCCGGAGGCACGGTGATCGATCCGGAGGTCGTGCAGCAGGTCTTCGCCCGCACCGCGCCCGGCTCGCCGCTCGCCGCCCTGACCTCTCGCGAGCGCGAGGTGCTCGAGAAGATGGCGTCGGGGATGGCGAACGGCGACATCGCCGACGCGCTCGTCGTCTCGGAGGCGGCGGTCGCCAAGCACATCGGCAGCATCTTCCTCAAACTCGGCCTCTCGGCCGAGGACCCGGGCCATCGCCGCGTCCGTGCGGTCCTCGCCTTCCTTTCCGCGGACGGCCGCTGA
- a CDS encoding sensor histidine kinase, producing the protein MPSTALPSSAQKSPRTADAEGWRALLSPGFLFSSWPWRALVYALCTVALAAVILPLFTVALLLVPAWAVPFAALERRRARVLGLLLLPSGHASIPLSQWYRWLPLRYGEAATWRDTAYVMVAMVFGVAHAVVFAFTVGIVAASVSLPRALWQYYRGDDGYSSRPPALSVGEYVVDLTDLTSVVLTLLAVALVELAVVYLGTLLALGQGALVRLLLSARPEKLEAQVRDLTSSRAALVSSFDAERHSIERDLHDGVQQRLVSAALMVGTAELDAEELAASGVDASRLRATLAAAHDAVEGALIDLRNTLRGIHPVVLTDHGLPAALSEIAARLPIPVVLRSSSTARLDPETETCAYFVASEALTNVVRHARASMVEVELTVLDGRLTLSVLDDGIGGAEVTRGSGLAGLQERAVAAGGTLVLRSPVGGPTRVVLSVPGDPACAAEGAS; encoded by the coding sequence ATGCCCTCCACTGCACTCCCGTCCTCGGCGCAGAAGTCCCCGCGGACCGCCGACGCGGAGGGCTGGCGCGCCCTGCTGAGCCCCGGCTTCCTCTTCTCGTCGTGGCCGTGGCGTGCGCTGGTCTACGCGCTGTGCACCGTCGCCCTCGCTGCCGTGATCCTCCCGCTCTTCACCGTCGCCCTCCTGCTCGTCCCGGCGTGGGCCGTGCCCTTCGCCGCACTCGAGCGGAGGCGGGCGCGGGTCCTCGGTCTGCTACTCCTGCCGTCCGGCCATGCGTCCATCCCGCTGAGTCAGTGGTATCGGTGGCTGCCCCTGCGCTACGGGGAAGCGGCGACGTGGCGCGACACGGCCTACGTCATGGTCGCGATGGTGTTCGGAGTCGCGCATGCGGTCGTGTTCGCGTTCACCGTCGGGATCGTGGCCGCCTCCGTCTCCCTCCCCCGGGCTCTTTGGCAGTATTACCGGGGCGACGACGGGTACTCGTCCCGCCCGCCGGCCCTGTCCGTCGGCGAGTACGTTGTCGACCTCACCGATCTGACCAGCGTCGTCCTCACCCTGCTCGCCGTCGCCCTCGTCGAACTCGCTGTCGTCTACCTCGGAACACTCCTCGCGCTCGGGCAGGGCGCCCTCGTGCGCCTCCTGCTCTCCGCACGGCCGGAGAAGCTCGAGGCGCAGGTACGCGATCTCACCTCCTCCCGCGCCGCCCTTGTCAGCTCCTTCGACGCGGAGCGGCACAGCATCGAGCGGGACCTGCACGACGGCGTGCAGCAGAGGCTGGTCAGCGCCGCCCTAATGGTGGGCACCGCCGAGTTGGACGCGGAGGAGTTGGCGGCCTCCGGTGTCGATGCGTCTCGGCTGCGGGCGACCCTCGCCGCCGCGCACGACGCCGTCGAGGGCGCCCTCATCGACCTGCGGAACACACTCCGGGGCATCCACCCCGTCGTGCTGACGGATCACGGGCTGCCGGCCGCCTTGAGCGAGATCGCCGCTCGCCTCCCGATCCCGGTCGTCCTGCGGTCGAGTTCGACCGCTCGGCTCGACCCCGAGACTGAGACCTGCGCCTACTTCGTCGCGAGTGAGGCGCTGACCAACGTCGTGCGGCACGCGCGCGCGTCGATGGTCGAGGTGGAGCTGACGGTGCTCGACGGGCGCCTGACCCTGTCGGTGCTGGACGACGGGATCGGCGGCGCCGAAGTGACGCGCGGGTCAGGCCTGGCGGGTCTGCAGGAGAGGGCGGTCGCGGCCGGAGGGACCCTCGTGCTGCGCAGTCCGGTGGGCGGGCCGACCCGCGTGGTCCTCTCGGTGCCCGGCGACCCGGCGTGCGCCGCAGAAGGCGCCAGCTGA
- a CDS encoding ABC transporter ATP-binding protein — MTDPQQHADSATEPLIEAVGISKSFQTGRRAPAVDVLDGVSLRVNRGEFVAIVGPSGSGKSTLLYCLSSLEAPTSGDVRIAGTAVGGLRQAELARFRRDTLGFVFQQFNLIPSLSARENVALAGRLARRRDAADRADQALAAVGLADRARHTPGRLSGGQQQRVAIARALAADPEVVFADEPTGSLDGAAGARVLALLRSLASGERSVVMVTHDLDAATLADRVLVLRDGRIHAEITTPTRPAILAALDAATSTGVAEVDA; from the coding sequence ATGACGGATCCCCAGCAGCACGCCGACTCCGCGACCGAGCCACTCATCGAGGCGGTCGGCATCTCGAAGTCGTTCCAGACCGGCCGCAGAGCACCGGCGGTCGATGTCCTCGACGGGGTGTCTCTGCGCGTGAATCGAGGCGAGTTCGTCGCGATCGTCGGTCCGAGCGGCTCCGGCAAGTCGACCCTCCTCTACTGCCTCTCCTCGCTCGAAGCGCCCACCTCCGGGGACGTCCGCATCGCGGGCACAGCCGTCGGTGGCCTCCGCCAGGCCGAGCTCGCCCGCTTCCGGCGGGACACGCTGGGCTTCGTGTTCCAGCAGTTCAACCTCATCCCCTCGCTGAGCGCGCGGGAGAACGTGGCGCTCGCCGGCCGGCTCGCCCGACGCCGGGACGCCGCCGACCGCGCCGACCAGGCGCTCGCCGCGGTCGGACTGGCGGACCGGGCACGGCACACTCCTGGCCGCCTGTCGGGCGGTCAGCAGCAGCGCGTCGCGATCGCCCGGGCGCTGGCGGCCGATCCGGAGGTCGTCTTCGCCGACGAGCCGACAGGCTCTCTCGACGGTGCGGCCGGAGCCCGCGTGCTGGCACTGCTGCGCTCACTGGCGTCCGGGGAGCGCTCGGTGGTGATGGTGACACACGACCTCGACGCGGCGACCCTCGCAGACCGCGTCCTCGTACTCAGGGACGGGCGGATCCACGCCGAGATCACCACCCCCACGAGGCCGGCGATCCTCGCCGCGCTCGATGCGGCCACGAGCACCGGAGTCGCGGAGGTCGACGCATGA
- a CDS encoding FtsX-like permease family protein codes for MIRLILADLRTDAASRLGPFVTVAGAALVLAFGLCLVETGAAMDTEAGQGLINMAVAVLVVSVSTALLVVGAVSKLAVDLRRQEFARWRLAGVQPSSVRRVILGQSVVVALAGSALGAGIAALIVPTLLEQLLASATGTPLSLRFGVPSAIADVVLVCVLVLAASIPAARRAARTEPLAVLRASTAPAARMSVRRWIVTAVLLVPLALAGQGMVTDDRAKILWLGTLLAPILVLVVAALGPLTFPAAVRVWTSLLPARVSAAWYLARHNARHDIGLSAAAVTPMMIAVALIGGFFAALETTISAVTITQEVPPDYFTISSGGAMSLLALLVGPPVVLALLGSAVVVLVAGRDRDRRTALLRAAGATDATIIASSVGEAVVHALTAFLLGTGVIAVAATMVAVALSTSRHIVVVPSIPLGAPTVVLLVGLALVLASTLLPTLHALRTPIPRALAAE; via the coding sequence ATGATCCGCCTGATCCTGGCAGACCTGCGCACGGATGCGGCGAGCAGGCTGGGCCCGTTCGTGACCGTCGCGGGAGCCGCGCTCGTCCTCGCCTTCGGACTCTGCCTGGTGGAAACGGGGGCGGCGATGGATACAGAGGCGGGTCAGGGGCTGATCAACATGGCTGTGGCGGTCCTGGTCGTCTCGGTCTCGACCGCTCTGCTCGTCGTCGGTGCCGTGAGCAAGCTCGCCGTCGACCTGCGCCGGCAGGAGTTCGCGAGGTGGCGCCTCGCCGGCGTGCAGCCATCGTCCGTTCGGAGGGTGATCCTCGGCCAGTCGGTCGTCGTGGCGCTAGCAGGCTCGGCGCTCGGGGCGGGCATCGCCGCGCTGATCGTGCCGACCCTTCTCGAGCAACTGCTCGCCTCCGCCACCGGTACTCCTCTTTCGCTCCGCTTCGGCGTGCCCAGCGCGATCGCCGACGTCGTCCTTGTCTGCGTCCTCGTGCTCGCCGCGAGCATCCCCGCCGCCCGACGCGCCGCCCGGACCGAGCCCCTGGCTGTCCTGCGGGCGTCGACGGCGCCAGCCGCCCGGATGAGCGTGCGTCGCTGGATCGTGACCGCGGTCCTCCTCGTTCCGCTCGCCCTGGCCGGTCAGGGCATGGTCACCGACGACCGGGCGAAGATCCTGTGGCTCGGCACGCTCCTCGCCCCGATCCTCGTTCTTGTCGTGGCCGCGCTGGGCCCGCTGACGTTCCCGGCCGCAGTGCGGGTGTGGACGTCCCTGCTGCCGGCACGGGTCTCGGCGGCGTGGTACCTCGCGCGGCACAACGCCCGGCACGACATCGGACTCTCGGCAGCGGCGGTGACCCCGATGATGATCGCGGTCGCGTTGATCGGCGGGTTCTTCGCCGCCCTGGAAACGACGATCAGCGCGGTCACCATCACGCAGGAGGTGCCGCCGGACTACTTCACCATCAGCTCCGGCGGCGCGATGTCCCTGCTCGCCCTCCTGGTCGGGCCGCCGGTCGTGCTGGCCCTCCTGGGCTCCGCCGTCGTCGTCCTCGTCGCGGGCCGCGACCGCGACCGCCGCACCGCGCTGCTGCGCGCCGCAGGAGCGACGGACGCGACAATCATTGCCTCCTCCGTCGGTGAGGCGGTCGTCCACGCACTGACGGCGTTCCTGCTGGGCACGGGAGTCATCGCCGTCGCCGCGACGATGGTCGCGGTCGCTCTGTCCACCTCCCGCCATATCGTGGTCGTGCCCTCGATTCCGCTCGGAGCGCCGACCGTCGTGCTCCTCGTTGGGCTCGCGCTGGTGCTGGCGTCGACGCTCCTGCCGACGCTGCATGCGCTGCGCACTCCGATACCGCGGGCCCTCGCGGCGGAGTGA
- a CDS encoding NmrA family NAD(P)-binding protein: protein MTLVVTGATGHLGRLVVEHLLARGTAASDIVATGRTAAKLEALAADLGVRTAVADFEDPASLDAAFAGAEAVLLVSGSEVGKRVAQHTAVVEAAARVGARLVYTSAPKATTSPLILAPEHKATEEAIAAAGIPAVILRNGWYNENYAQTISELATTGSTLSSAGEGRVASAARSDYAEAAAVALTDAALVGTVHELSGDTAWSFDELAALVAEVAGRDAAITHVSSDEHARILTEAGVPEGGVHFVVGLDANIADGLLGVTDGSLARLIGRPTIPIRTYVQEQLAR, encoded by the coding sequence ATGACCCTCGTCGTCACCGGAGCCACCGGCCACCTCGGCCGTCTCGTCGTCGAGCACCTGCTTGCCCGCGGCACCGCCGCCTCCGATATCGTCGCCACCGGCCGCACCGCCGCGAAGCTCGAGGCACTCGCCGCCGACCTCGGCGTGCGCACCGCCGTCGCCGACTTCGAGGACCCCGCCTCGCTCGATGCCGCCTTCGCGGGCGCCGAGGCCGTCCTGCTCGTTTCCGGCTCCGAGGTGGGCAAGCGCGTCGCCCAGCACACCGCCGTCGTCGAGGCCGCCGCCCGCGTCGGCGCGCGTCTGGTCTACACCAGTGCCCCGAAGGCGACCACGAGCCCGCTCATCCTCGCCCCCGAGCACAAGGCCACGGAGGAGGCGATCGCCGCCGCCGGCATCCCCGCCGTGATCCTGCGCAACGGCTGGTACAACGAGAACTACGCCCAGACGATCTCCGAGCTCGCCACGACCGGCAGCACCCTCTCGAGCGCCGGCGAGGGCCGCGTGGCCAGCGCTGCCCGCAGCGACTACGCCGAGGCCGCCGCGGTGGCCCTGACCGATGCCGCCCTGGTCGGCACCGTGCACGAGCTCTCGGGCGACACCGCGTGGAGCTTCGACGAGCTGGCCGCGCTCGTCGCCGAGGTGGCCGGCCGTGACGCCGCGATCACCCACGTCTCCTCCGACGAGCACGCCCGCATCCTCACCGAGGCCGGCGTGCCCGAGGGCGGAGTCCACTTCGTGGTCGGCCTCGACGCGAACATCGCCGACGGCCTCCTCGGTGTCACCGACGGCTCCCTCGCCCGCCTGATCGGCCGCCCCACCATCCCGATCCGCACCTACGTTCAGGAGCAGCTCGCCCGCTGA